The genomic DNA AGCGTTGTACCTTAGCCTGTATACGCATGGTCTTATACAATAATGCTGCTTCATCTGCCTGATTAGCAGCTTGATGGTTAGATTGATTTTTTGTCGCATGTAGGATGCTAGGTGATTTGCTGCTAAAATCAGATACAATAAAGTTATGTGGTAGTATACTAGCTTGACTCAGGTAAGGGAAGTATAGCCATCCTGCCACCATTAAAAAAAACTTATAACATACCCTCATAGCTTACTGTATATTTGATATCATAGCAACAATTCTTCCTAATTCTTCCTCAGAATCAAATAAAATCTTTATTTCCCCCTGTTTTTGTGCGTCCGCTTTTATAATCACCTTTGTATTAAATTGTTGGGTTAACTGTGTGGTTGTATTTTTTAGTTTTGCTTTAAAAGAAGGATTAAGCTGTGTTTTAGCGGTTGCCTTTTTTAGGTGGCTGGCAGCAGATAAATCTTGCACTAGTTTTTCCACTTCTCGTACAGAAAGCGTACCTTCTAGGATCTTTTTTAATAAACTTAACTGTGTTTCTGGTGTCTGAAGGTTAATCAGCGCTCTTGCATGACCCATAGAAATTTTTTGATCTCGAAGCGCAATTTGAATATCAGGGGGCAATTTAAGCAACCGAAGGTAATTGTTCACTGTGGTTCTATCTTTTCCGACTCGTTCCGCTAATGCTTCCTGCGTTAGTTTACAGTCTGTTAATAAACGCTGATAACTTAACGCAATTTCAATCGCATTTAATGACTCCCGTTGAATATTTTCGATGAGTGCCACCTCTAGCATGTGTAAATCTTCAGTGGTACGTATGTAGGCTGGTACCTCTTCCAAGCCCGCTAATTTAGCAGCACGCAACCGCCGTTCTCCAGCTACTAACTGATATACCTGATCGTCTACTTTACGTACAGTAAGTGGTTGTATAATACCATGTATTTTTATGGATTCGCTTAACTCATTTAGCGTTTCTTGGTTAAAGTCTTGTCGGGGTTGGCAAGGATTGATGGCAATGGATGCGATCTGAATCATTTTAAAAAAACACTCAGTAGCATCAGCAGCAGCTTCTGTATGCGCTCCCTGTAACAGTGCACTTAACCCCCTGCCTAGGACGCGCTTTCCTTTTGTAGGCTCCATAATTAAAAATTTTACATTAAACCTCTTTCAAGTTTTCAAAAGCAGTCTATTATTTCTTAGCGCTACTAGCAATTTCTTCAGCAAGGCTAAGATAACTAATCGCTCCCTTACTATCCGAATCATAAATAATGGCCGGCATACCAAAGCTTGGCGCTTCACTTAATTTAATATTTCTTGGAATAATCGCTTCAAAGACCATGCTTTGAAAATGTTTCTTGACCTCTGCTACAATTTGGTTGGCCAGACGGAGCCTTGCATCATACATCGTCATCAATATCCCCTCGATTTCCAGGTTGGGGTTCAGCCGAGATTGAATAATTTTAGTTGTATTTAATAGCTTTCCTAGCCCTTCTAATGCAAAATATTCACACTGTACCGGTATAATTAAAGAGTCTGCAGCAGTGAGTGCATTGATGGTGATTAAGCCTAAGGAGGGGGCACAGTCCACTATGATGTAATCATAAGTGGGCACTATCGGCTTAAGGGCTTCTCTAATCCTGCCTTCTCGGTTCTTAAAGTTAACCATTTCTACTTCTGCACCAACTAGGTTGATATGGGAAGGCAACAGGTCCAGATTAGGTATACTGGTTGATTGAATCAATAGTTTAGGATCTACAGCCTCCACAATGCATTCGTAGATGCTGTGTTCCACTTCTTCTGGTTTAATGCCTACTCCAGAAGTTGCATTTGCCTGTGGATCAATATCAATAAGAAGGGTTTTCTTTTCTAAGATAGCAAGACTTGCTGCTAGGTTTATAGCAGTAGTGGTTTT from Cardinium endosymbiont of Philonthus spinipes includes the following:
- a CDS encoding ParB/RepB/Spo0J family partition protein, coding for MEPTKGKRVLGRGLSALLQGAHTEAAADATECFFKMIQIASIAINPCQPRQDFNQETLNELSESIKIHGIIQPLTVRKVDDQVYQLVAGERRLRAAKLAGLEEVPAYIRTTEDLHMLEVALIENIQRESLNAIEIALSYQRLLTDCKLTQEALAERVGKDRTTVNNYLRLLKLPPDIQIALRDQKISMGHARALINLQTPETQLSLLKKILEGTLSVREVEKLVQDLSAASHLKKATAKTQLNPSFKAKLKNTTTQLTQQFNTKVIIKADAQKQGEIKILFDSEEELGRIVAMISNIQ
- a CDS encoding AAA family ATPase, translating into MGKIVAIVNQKGGVGKTTTAINLAASLAILEKKTLLIDIDPQANATSGVGIKPEEVEHSIYECIVEAVDPKLLIQSTSIPNLDLLPSHINLVGAEVEMVNFKNREGRIREALKPIVPTYDYIIVDCAPSLGLITINALTAADSLIIPVQCEYFALEGLGKLLNTTKIIQSRLNPNLEIEGILMTMYDARLRLANQIVAEVKKHFQSMVFEAIIPRNIKLSEAPSFGMPAIIYDSDSKGAISYLSLAEEIASSAKK